In Syngnathus typhle isolate RoL2023-S1 ecotype Sweden linkage group LG14, RoL_Styp_1.0, whole genome shotgun sequence, one genomic interval encodes:
- the med16 gene encoding mediator of RNA polymerase II transcription subunit 16 isoform X2 produces MELAYVCDWERHPKNTHCPSNPLICSWSCRNLVAFTTDLKDDGDGGEPDVSQMIHIMDTEHPWDVYSISSGHAEVISCLEWDQSGSRLLSADSDGHIKCWSMSEHLVNSWHSVLSSSVEGDPIVALSWLHNGVKLALHVEMSGSTNFGEKFSRVKFSPSLTLFGGKPMEGWLAVTVSGLVTVSLLKPGGALLTASECLCRLRGRVALADIAFTGGGNIVVAATDGSSSSPVQFYKVVVSVVSEKCRIDTELLPSLFLRCMTDPLRRDKYPAVTHLKFLTRENSEQVLLCASNQNGSIVECWSLRKEGLPVNNIFQHRSPVVGEKQPTILKWRILTTTNDLERVSAVALPKLPVSISNTDLKVASDTKFCPGLGLALAFHDGTIQILHRLSLHTMGVFYGAVAGCGGPGQRPGDESAVKRQRTGAPGLHFKALQFSWTSLALAGVDNHGKLHMLRVSPSMGQVLEMNTTLRHLLFLLEYCMVTGYDWWDVLLHVQPGMVHNLVDKLHEEYMRQNQALQQVLATRIVAVKASLCKLSTATAVRACDFHAKLLLIAISSTLKSLLRPHVLNTPDKSPGERLSEICAKNLDSDIDKVMINLKTEEFVLDGAPLQSLQQLIQWVGDFVLYLLANLPNQGSLVRPGFGFMRDGASLGMLREMLVMIRIWGLLKPGCLPTFTATSDSQDSLQLLFRLLTKLWLCCRDDAPPQEPDESLIDECCLLPSQLLVPGMDWLPVNDGVTIRLQGKQPVRLHFGKAALLAPSDALGRSAGCQRTDNLRCVHMGLCPTEESKACTRCGCVTMLRSPNNSNAMKQWEQRWIKNCLCGGLWRRVPPTLA; encoded by the exons ATGGAGTTGGCGTACGTATGCGATTGGGAGAGGCACCCCAAAAACACCCACTGCCCCTCCAATCCCCTgatctgctcctggtcctgTAGAAACCTGGTGGCCTTCACCACTGACCTAAAAGATGACGGGGACGGTGGCGAGCCAG ATGTCAGCCAGATGATCCACATCATGGACACGGAGCATCCCTGGGATGTGTACTCCATCAGCTCGGGCCACGCTGAGGTCATTTCCTGCCTGGAGTGGGACCAGTCAG GCTCCAGACTGCTGTCAGCGGACAGCGACGGGCACATCAAGTGCTGGTCCATGTCAGAGCACCTGGTCAACAGTTGGCACAGTGTTTTGAGCAGTTCTGTTGAGGGAGATCCAATCGTGGCGCTGAGTTGGCTGCACAACGGCGTCAAATTAGCCCTGCACGTGGAGATG TCGGGTTCCACAAACTTTGGTGAAAAGTTCTCCCGGGTCAAGTTCTCGCCATCCTTGACCCTGTTTGGCGGGAAGCCAATGGAGGGTTGGCTGGCGGTGACGGTCAGCGGCCTGGTCACCGTGTCACTGCTCAAACCCGGCGGCGCCCTGCTGACGGCCAGCGAGTGTCTGTGTCGCCTGCGAGGACGCGTGGCACTGGCTGACATTGCCTTCACGGGAGGTGGCAACATCGTGGTGGCCGCCACCGATGGCAGCAGTTCTTCGCCCGTCCAGTTTTACAAG gttGTGGTGAGCGTGGTGAGCGAGAAGTGCCGCATCGACACCGAGCTTCTGCCCTCCTTGTTCCTGCGCTGCATGACCGACCCGCTGAGGCGAGACAAGTACCCCGCCGTCACCCACCTCAAGTTCCTGACCAGAGAGAACTCTGAGCAG GTTCTGCTGTGCGCGTCCAACCAGAATGGCAGCATTGTGGAGTGCTGGTCGCTGAGGAAGGAGGGGCTCCCTGTCAACAACATCTTCCAGCATCGATCGCCTGTTG TGGGCGAGAAGCAACCCACTATCCTCAAGTGGAGGATCCTGACCACCACCAACGACCTGGAAAGAGTGTCGGCCGTCGCCCTTCCCAAACTGCCCGTTTCCATCTCCAACACTGACCTGAAGGTAGCGTCGGACACCAAGTTCTGCCCCGGACTGG GTCTGGCTCTGGCCTTTCACGACGGCACCATCCAGATCCTGCACCGCCTATCCCTCCACACAATGGGCGTCTTCTATGGCGCCGTGGCTGGCTGCGGTGGACCAGGGCAGCGGCCGGGAGACGAGTCGGCCGTCAAACGGCAAAGAACTGGGGCGCCCGGCCTCCATTTCAAGGCCTTGCAGTTTTCCTGGACCTCGCTGGCCCTGGCCGGAGTCGATAATCATGGCAAG CTGCACATGCTGAGAGTGTCGCCATCGATGGGTCAAGTGCTGGAGATGAACACCACGCTGCGCCATCTGCTGTTCCTGCTGGAATACTGCATGGTGACAGGCTATGACTGGTGGGATGTCCTCCTGCACGTGCAGCCCGGCATGGTCCACAACCTGGTGGACAAGCTCCATGAGGAGTACATGAGGCAAAACCAGGCCCTGCAGCAG GTCCTGGCCACGCGCATCGTAGCGGTCAAGGCGTCGCTGTGCAAGCTGTCGACGGCCACAGCGGTGCGAGCCTGTGACTTCCACGCCAAGCTTCTGCTCATCGCCATCAGCTCCACCCTTAAGTCTCTGCTCAGACCGCACGTCCTCAACACCCCCGACAAGAGTCCAGGAGAGCGCCTGAGCGAGATCTGCGCCAAGAACTTGGACTCGG ACATCGACAAGGTGATGATCAACCTGAAGACGGAGGAGTTTGTGCTGGACGGTGCCCCACTGCAGTCCCTGCAACAGCTCATCCAGTGGGTCGGGGACTTTGTCCTCTACCTGCTGGCCAATCTCCCCAACCAG GGTTCGCTGGTGCGGCCTGGCTTCGGTTTCATGCGAGATGGAGCCTCTCTGGGAATGCTGCGGGAAATGTTGGTGATGATCCGAATCTGGGGTCTGCTGAAGCCCGGCTGCCTTCCCACCTTTACAGCCACGTCGGACAGCCAGGACAGTTTGCAACTGCTCTTCCGCTTGCTCACCAAGCTGTGGCTGTGCT GCCGAGACGACGCCCCCCCGCAGGAGCCCGACGAGAGCCTGATTGACGAGTGCTGCCTGCTCCCTAGTCAGCTTCTGGTGCCCGGCATGGATTGGCTGCCTGTCAACGACGGCGTCACTATCCGTCTGCAGGGCAAGCAGCCCGTCAGGCTTCACTTTGGAAAAGCCGCCTTGCTCGCCCCCTCAGATGCCCTTGGgag GAGCGCCGGCTGCCAGAGGACAGACAACCTCCGCTGTGTCCACATGGGCCTTTGTCCCACGGAGGAGAGCAAGGCCTGCACCAG GTGCGGCTGTGTGACCATGCTTCGATCGCCCAACAACAGCAATGCCATGAAGCAGTGGGAGCAGCGATGGATCAAGAACTGCTTGTGCGGAGGTTTGTGGCGCCGCGTCCCGCCCACGCTCGCCTGA
- the med16 gene encoding mediator of RNA polymerase II transcription subunit 16 isoform X1, with amino-acid sequence MELAYVCDWERHPKNTHCPSNPLICSWSCRNLVAFTTDLKDDGDGGEPDVSQMIHIMDTEHPWDVYSISSGHAEVISCLEWDQSGSRLLSADSDGHIKCWSMSEHLVNSWHSVLSSSVEGDPIVALSWLHNGVKLALHVEMSGSTNFGEKFSRVKFSPSLTLFGGKPMEGWLAVTVSGLVTVSLLKPGGALLTASECLCRLRGRVALADIAFTGGGNIVVAATDGSSSSPVQFYKVVVSVVSEKCRIDTELLPSLFLRCMTDPLRRDKYPAVTHLKFLTRENSEQVLLCASNQNGSIVECWSLRKEGLPVNNIFQHRSPVVGEKQPTILKWRILTTTNDLERVSAVALPKLPVSISNTDLKVASDTKFCPGLGLALAFHDGTIQILHRLSLHTMGVFYGAVAGCGGPGQRPGDESAVKRQRTGAPGLHFKALQFSWTSLALAGVDNHGKLHMLRVSPSMGQVLEMNTTLRHLLFLLEYCMVTGYDWWDVLLHVQPGMVHNLVDKLHEEYMRQNQALQQVLATRIVAVKASLCKLSTATAVRACDFHAKLLLIAISSTLKSLLRPHVLNTPDKSPGERLSEICAKNLDSDIDKVMINLKTEEFVLDGAPLQSLQQLIQWVGDFVLYLLANLPNQVSLGGGERLGVQPNPFPVQGSLVRPGFGFMRDGASLGMLREMLVMIRIWGLLKPGCLPTFTATSDSQDSLQLLFRLLTKLWLCCRDDAPPQEPDESLIDECCLLPSQLLVPGMDWLPVNDGVTIRLQGKQPVRLHFGKAALLAPSDALGRSAGCQRTDNLRCVHMGLCPTEESKACTRCGCVTMLRSPNNSNAMKQWEQRWIKNCLCGGLWRRVPPTLA; translated from the exons ATGGAGTTGGCGTACGTATGCGATTGGGAGAGGCACCCCAAAAACACCCACTGCCCCTCCAATCCCCTgatctgctcctggtcctgTAGAAACCTGGTGGCCTTCACCACTGACCTAAAAGATGACGGGGACGGTGGCGAGCCAG ATGTCAGCCAGATGATCCACATCATGGACACGGAGCATCCCTGGGATGTGTACTCCATCAGCTCGGGCCACGCTGAGGTCATTTCCTGCCTGGAGTGGGACCAGTCAG GCTCCAGACTGCTGTCAGCGGACAGCGACGGGCACATCAAGTGCTGGTCCATGTCAGAGCACCTGGTCAACAGTTGGCACAGTGTTTTGAGCAGTTCTGTTGAGGGAGATCCAATCGTGGCGCTGAGTTGGCTGCACAACGGCGTCAAATTAGCCCTGCACGTGGAGATG TCGGGTTCCACAAACTTTGGTGAAAAGTTCTCCCGGGTCAAGTTCTCGCCATCCTTGACCCTGTTTGGCGGGAAGCCAATGGAGGGTTGGCTGGCGGTGACGGTCAGCGGCCTGGTCACCGTGTCACTGCTCAAACCCGGCGGCGCCCTGCTGACGGCCAGCGAGTGTCTGTGTCGCCTGCGAGGACGCGTGGCACTGGCTGACATTGCCTTCACGGGAGGTGGCAACATCGTGGTGGCCGCCACCGATGGCAGCAGTTCTTCGCCCGTCCAGTTTTACAAG gttGTGGTGAGCGTGGTGAGCGAGAAGTGCCGCATCGACACCGAGCTTCTGCCCTCCTTGTTCCTGCGCTGCATGACCGACCCGCTGAGGCGAGACAAGTACCCCGCCGTCACCCACCTCAAGTTCCTGACCAGAGAGAACTCTGAGCAG GTTCTGCTGTGCGCGTCCAACCAGAATGGCAGCATTGTGGAGTGCTGGTCGCTGAGGAAGGAGGGGCTCCCTGTCAACAACATCTTCCAGCATCGATCGCCTGTTG TGGGCGAGAAGCAACCCACTATCCTCAAGTGGAGGATCCTGACCACCACCAACGACCTGGAAAGAGTGTCGGCCGTCGCCCTTCCCAAACTGCCCGTTTCCATCTCCAACACTGACCTGAAGGTAGCGTCGGACACCAAGTTCTGCCCCGGACTGG GTCTGGCTCTGGCCTTTCACGACGGCACCATCCAGATCCTGCACCGCCTATCCCTCCACACAATGGGCGTCTTCTATGGCGCCGTGGCTGGCTGCGGTGGACCAGGGCAGCGGCCGGGAGACGAGTCGGCCGTCAAACGGCAAAGAACTGGGGCGCCCGGCCTCCATTTCAAGGCCTTGCAGTTTTCCTGGACCTCGCTGGCCCTGGCCGGAGTCGATAATCATGGCAAG CTGCACATGCTGAGAGTGTCGCCATCGATGGGTCAAGTGCTGGAGATGAACACCACGCTGCGCCATCTGCTGTTCCTGCTGGAATACTGCATGGTGACAGGCTATGACTGGTGGGATGTCCTCCTGCACGTGCAGCCCGGCATGGTCCACAACCTGGTGGACAAGCTCCATGAGGAGTACATGAGGCAAAACCAGGCCCTGCAGCAG GTCCTGGCCACGCGCATCGTAGCGGTCAAGGCGTCGCTGTGCAAGCTGTCGACGGCCACAGCGGTGCGAGCCTGTGACTTCCACGCCAAGCTTCTGCTCATCGCCATCAGCTCCACCCTTAAGTCTCTGCTCAGACCGCACGTCCTCAACACCCCCGACAAGAGTCCAGGAGAGCGCCTGAGCGAGATCTGCGCCAAGAACTTGGACTCGG ACATCGACAAGGTGATGATCAACCTGAAGACGGAGGAGTTTGTGCTGGACGGTGCCCCACTGCAGTCCCTGCAACAGCTCATCCAGTGGGTCGGGGACTTTGTCCTCTACCTGCTGGCCAATCTCCCCAACCAGGTGAGCCTGGGTGGGGGTGAGCGCTTGGGGGTTCAACCCAATCCGTTTCCTGTTCAGGGTTCGCTGGTGCGGCCTGGCTTCGGTTTCATGCGAGATGGAGCCTCTCTGGGAATGCTGCGGGAAATGTTGGTGATGATCCGAATCTGGGGTCTGCTGAAGCCCGGCTGCCTTCCCACCTTTACAGCCACGTCGGACAGCCAGGACAGTTTGCAACTGCTCTTCCGCTTGCTCACCAAGCTGTGGCTGTGCT GCCGAGACGACGCCCCCCCGCAGGAGCCCGACGAGAGCCTGATTGACGAGTGCTGCCTGCTCCCTAGTCAGCTTCTGGTGCCCGGCATGGATTGGCTGCCTGTCAACGACGGCGTCACTATCCGTCTGCAGGGCAAGCAGCCCGTCAGGCTTCACTTTGGAAAAGCCGCCTTGCTCGCCCCCTCAGATGCCCTTGGgag GAGCGCCGGCTGCCAGAGGACAGACAACCTCCGCTGTGTCCACATGGGCCTTTGTCCCACGGAGGAGAGCAAGGCCTGCACCAG GTGCGGCTGTGTGACCATGCTTCGATCGCCCAACAACAGCAATGCCATGAAGCAGTGGGAGCAGCGATGGATCAAGAACTGCTTGTGCGGAGGTTTGTGGCGCCGCGTCCCGCCCACGCTCGCCTGA